TTTATATAAATTTGTCAACAACCTTAAATAGTTGCTTTATTTTGTTAATATTATTGTTAATAAATTATTTTAAGATAAAAAATTTACTGGAGGATAAAATATGGACACCCAACTAAAAGATATATGGGAAAAAACTTTAAACATAATAAAAAGTGAATTAACAGAAGTGAGCTTTAATACTTGGATTAAAAGTATATCTCCTTTATCTATAAAAAATGACTTCATAAAATTTGGTGTCCCTAATCAATTTACTAAAGAAATTTTAGAAAGCAGATATAAAGATTTAATTTCAAATTCACTCAAAGTTATTACTAAAAAAAAATACTCTCTTGTTTTTACCATAATATCAGAGGAAACTGCTGAAATTGATGAATCATATGATAGTAAATCTAAAGATAATTTATCATCTAATGATGAGATGTATACAATGTTAAATCCTAAATACAAATTTGATTCATTTGTTATAGGTAATAGTAATAGATTTGCTCATGCTGCTTGTTTAGCTGTTGCTGAAGCTCCTGCAAAAGCATATAATCCATTGTTTATATATGGTGGGGTGGGCCTTGGAAAAACTCACCTTATGCATGCTATAGGTCACTATATATTACAAAATAACCCTAAAGCTAAAGTGGTATATGTTTCTTCTGAAAAATTTACAAACGAATTAATTAACTCCATAAAAGACGATAAAAATGAGGAATTTAGAACTAAGTATAGAAATGTTGACGTACTTCTAATAGATGATGTCCAATTTATTGGTGGAAAAGAGAGGACTCAGGAAGAATTCTTCCATACATTTAATACTCTTCATGAAAGTAATAAACAAATTATATTATCAAGTGATCGCCCCCCAAAAGAGATACCAACTCTAGAAGATAGACTTCGTTCTCGATTCGAATGGGGACTTATTGCTGATATACAACCTCCTGATTTTGAGACACGAATAGCTATATTAAAAAAGAAGGCGGATGTAGAAAATTTAAACATACCCAACGAAGTAATGGTATATATAGCTACAAAAATAAAATCTAATATAAGAGAATTAGAAGGTGCATTAATAAGAATAGTTGCATTTTCTTCTTTAACAAATAAAGAAGTAAGCGTTGATTTAGCTTCTGAAGCACTAAAAGATATAATTTCTAATAAACAAACACGCCAAGTTACTGTAGAATTAATTCAAGATATAGTAGCTAATTATTATAATCTTAGAATAGAAGACTTTAAATCTGCAAGAAGGACTAGGAATATAGCTTATCCAAGACAAATTGCTATGTATTTATGTAGAAAACTAACAGATATGTCTTTACCTAAAATAGGAGAAGAATTTGGTGGAAGAGATCATACTACTGTTATTCATGCTTATGAAAAAATATCTAGTGGACTAAAAAAAGATGAGTCATTGAAAAATGCAATAAATGATATAACTAAAAAAATAAATCAAAAATAATAACATATGTTTATAATAATATACAATAAACTTGTTGATAAAAAAAATTTTTATACTTGTTCTTAATAATGTGGATAAAGCTAAATTTTTGTTATTTACTTATCCACACTTATTTTTTCACTTAATTTAGTATTATCAACGTTTTTTAAACATATTAACATATCAACAGCCCCTACTACTATTACTACATTATTATTATATTATCTAATCTAATATATATAAAACATTTTTTGTGTATAAGGAGGAAGACCTACTATGAAATTTAAATGTGAAAAAAATAAACTTCAAGAAGCTATATCTATAGCACAAAAATCTGTAACAGGAAAATCATCCATGCCTATATTACAAGGATTACTTATAATTGCAGAAGAAAATCAAATTACAATAATAGGATCAGATATAGATTTAAGCATTGAAACTAAATTAGATGCTGAAGTTATAGAAATTGGAAAAATAGTTGTTGATTCTAAGCTATTTGGAGATATAATAAGAAAATTACCTAACAAAGAAATAGAAATAACTTCTATAGATAATAATTCTATTAAATTAATTTGTGAAAAATCTCAATTTACATTAGTACATATGAATGCGGACGACTTTCCAAGCCTTCCATCTATTAATGATGATGTAAATTTCTCTATAGAACAAAAAATATTAAAAAACATGATAAAATCTACCATTTTTGCTATTGCACAAGATGAATCAAGACCTATATTAACTGGAATTTTATTTGAAGTAAAAGACAAAAAAATAAATTTAGTAGCTTTAGATGGTTTTAGACTTGCATTTAGAAGTGAAAATATAGAAAATGATAATTTTATAAATGCTGTTATTCCAGGAAAAACTTTAAATGAAGTAGTTAAAATACTACAGGATGAAGGTGAAGTAAATATAACATTTACTTCAAATCATATTCTTATAAACCTTGAGAAGACTAAAATTATATCAAGACTTTTAGAAGGAGAATTCATAAAATATACTTCTATAATACCTGAAGAATACAATCTAAGAGTAACAGTAAAAAGAGAAGAACTTTTAAATTGTATAGAAAGAGCATCATTAGTTGGGAAAGATGGAAATACAAGTTTAATAAAATTTGATATTGAAGATGACTATATGATAATAACTTCTAATTCTCAATTGGGAAATGTAAGAGAAGAAATAAATATAATTTTGCAAGGAGAGCATTTGGAAATTGCATTTAACTCTAAGTATCTTATAGATCTATTAAAAATAATTGATGAAGAAGAAATTTATATGGAATTTTCAAGTAATGTAACTCCGTGTCTAGTTAAGAGTACAAAAAATAATAATTATACTTATCTTATTTTGCCAGTAAGATTACTAAATAGTTAAATTATTTTAAAAATGGTTATAATTAATAATAGGAGGATTGTAACTTTATAGTTACATAGAAAAATATGGAAGAAATTAAAATAAATACAGAAATAATAAAATTAGATTCTTTTTTAAAATGGGCTGGTATTATCAGTCAAGGCTCTGAAGCAAAATTCTTTATAAAAAATGGTAAAGTAAAAGTTAATGGAATTGTTGAAATTCAGAGAGGAAAAAAATTAAAAAAAGGAGATATGATAGAATTCAATGAAAATGTATATAAGATAGTTTAACTAAAGTATTATTAATTAGATTTACCATAAGTTTAAATACTTGTGTTATAATATAAGGTGTGTAATTATGCATATAGAGTCTTTAATACTTAACAATTTTAGAAATTATAAAAAGCTCAACATAAAACTAGATAAGAATATAAATATATTTACTGGAAATAATGCTCAAGGAAAAACTAATATTCTTGAAAGTATTTATTATTGTAGTATAGGTAAATCCTATAGAACTAATAAAGATAAAGAACTTATTTACTGGAATAAAGAAAGTGCATATATAAATTTATATGTCAGTAAAGAAAGATTAGATAAAAAAATAGAGATAAAGATTTTTAAAGAAGGTAAAAAGGGCATTAATGTTAATTCTATAAAGCTAAAAAAAATATCTGAACTTTTTGGGATTTTTAATGCTGTAATATTTTCACCAGAAGATTTAAAAATAATAAAAGACTCTCCCATTTATAGAAGAAAGTTTTTAGATATGGAACTTTCTAAATTAAATTCAAGATATTATTTTGAATTAATTCAATATAATAAAGTTTTAAGTGAAAGAAACGCATTACTTAAAAATAAAGTAAATAATAATTCTGATATATTGGAAATATATGATAGGCAGCTTAGTAAACATGGAAGCAAATTAATAAAATATAGGCTGAATTATATGGATAAACTTAATTATTTTGGAAATAAAATACATAAGGATATAACTAG
This genomic window from Clostridium pasteurianum DSM 525 = ATCC 6013 contains:
- the dnaA gene encoding chromosomal replication initiator protein DnaA, producing MDTQLKDIWEKTLNIIKSELTEVSFNTWIKSISPLSIKNDFIKFGVPNQFTKEILESRYKDLISNSLKVITKKKYSLVFTIISEETAEIDESYDSKSKDNLSSNDEMYTMLNPKYKFDSFVIGNSNRFAHAACLAVAEAPAKAYNPLFIYGGVGLGKTHLMHAIGHYILQNNPKAKVVYVSSEKFTNELINSIKDDKNEEFRTKYRNVDVLLIDDVQFIGGKERTQEEFFHTFNTLHESNKQIILSSDRPPKEIPTLEDRLRSRFEWGLIADIQPPDFETRIAILKKKADVENLNIPNEVMVYIATKIKSNIRELEGALIRIVAFSSLTNKEVSVDLASEALKDIISNKQTRQVTVELIQDIVANYYNLRIEDFKSARRTRNIAYPRQIAMYLCRKLTDMSLPKIGEEFGGRDHTTVIHAYEKISSGLKKDESLKNAINDITKKINQK
- the dnaN gene encoding DNA polymerase III subunit beta → MKFKCEKNKLQEAISIAQKSVTGKSSMPILQGLLIIAEENQITIIGSDIDLSIETKLDAEVIEIGKIVVDSKLFGDIIRKLPNKEIEITSIDNNSIKLICEKSQFTLVHMNADDFPSLPSINDDVNFSIEQKILKNMIKSTIFAIAQDESRPILTGILFEVKDKKINLVALDGFRLAFRSENIENDNFINAVIPGKTLNEVVKILQDEGEVNITFTSNHILINLEKTKIISRLLEGEFIKYTSIIPEEYNLRVTVKREELLNCIERASLVGKDGNTSLIKFDIEDDYMIITSNSQLGNVREEINIILQGEHLEIAFNSKYLIDLLKIIDEEEIYMEFSSNVTPCLVKSTKNNNYTYLILPVRLLNS
- the yaaA gene encoding S4 domain-containing protein YaaA; this translates as MEEIKINTEIIKLDSFLKWAGIISQGSEAKFFIKNGKVKVNGIVEIQRGKKLKKGDMIEFNENVYKIV
- the recF gene encoding DNA replication/repair protein RecF (All proteins in this family for which functions are known are DNA-binding proteins that assist the filamentation of RecA onto DNA for the initiation of recombination or recombinational repair.) gives rise to the protein MHIESLILNNFRNYKKLNIKLDKNINIFTGNNAQGKTNILESIYYCSIGKSYRTNKDKELIYWNKESAYINLYVSKERLDKKIEIKIFKEGKKGINVNSIKLKKISELFGIFNAVIFSPEDLKIIKDSPIYRRKFLDMELSKLNSRYYFELIQYNKVLSERNALLKNKVNNNSDILEIYDRQLSKHGSKLIKYRLNYMDKLNYFGNKIHKDITSNKENINFKYITCVKDRENIENNLFKCYEKNRNKDIYRGNTSIGPHKDDFSIFINNIDTRSYGSQGQQRTAILTIKFSTLNILREYTKESPVLLLDDVLSELDISRQKYILNSIKGVQTIITCTGINNINSYINSNFKIFNVESGEISEVNTI